The Faecalibacterium sp. I3-3-89 sequence CACCTCGGTGTCCGTCTCGCTCTCAAAGGTGACGCCCTTGGCCATCAGGTCGGCCTTCAGGGGGCCGTAGTTCTCGATGATGCCATTGTGGACGATGCTCACGCGGGGGGTGGAGTGGGGATGGCTGTTCACATCGCTGGGTTCGCCGTGGGTGGCCCAGCGGGTGTGTCCGATGCCGCAGAAGCTCTCGGGCAGGTTCTCTGCCTCCAGCTTGCGGCGGAGCACCTCCAGCCGTCCCTTGCTCTTGACGACGTGGATGCCGCCCTCCAGCGCCAGTGCAACGCCTGCGGAGTCATACCCACGATATTCCAGCTTTTCCAGCCCGTTCAGCAGCACTTCCTGCGCACTGCGCTTTCCCGAATAACCTACGATGCCACACATACAAAACACCTCCATGCCGACAGCCCGGCGCGAACGCGCACTGCGGCTGTCAGCCTCTTACGATAAGTTTATGTTCTTGTATGGCTTTCTTTGAAAGGAGTCTGTTGCGGTATTGCTGCCGTTTTTTCTCCTTTTTCTGCGGCTGGTAGCCTTAGAAGCGACTTTCATTGCCATAGCATCCCGTCTATCCGGCACGCTCTGACGATGAAAGCCCCTTCTTTCAACCGGAGGGACACCCGCCGAAACTTTCGATGATCCCTCTCCTCGTCACCCTCACGGCTGTCACCCGCGTGGCCCGGCGCTTTCTCGTCAACTGAAGTAGTCTTATCCCCTCTTTCTGTCTCTTCCTGCCGACTTCCAAAAACAAAAAACAGCTCCTTCCGGAGCTGTCAGAAGCCGACAGAAAAGGTCGGTTTTATTTATATCATAAAATGGGCCGCTCGTCAATGGACGCCCAGCATTTTGTGGAGCTTCGGCTGCCAGACCAGATGGTAGAGCATCAGCATATTGTGCAGTGCGCGGTCGTAGAGCAGAAAGGCCACATTGCCCATCGCCAGCGTCACCAGCGAGACGGCCAGCGCCGTGGTGCGCAGCTCCTCGGCGATGCTGCCTGCCGGCACCAACAGCAGCACCAGCCCGTACATCGCCAGCACAGCGCCGTTGCAGAGCAGCAGCTTGCAGACGGCCCGCAGCAGAGCGGGGCGTATTTTCTCGAAATAAGGCTTTGCCAGCGGATAGTACCCCAGCAGGAACACGAAGGTCAGCGCCACCTCCTTGTCCGGCACGAAGAGCAGGCTCAGCAGGCTCACCGCGCCGTAGGCCGTCAGGGCCATCGTCCGGCCGCACTCCACGCAGACCGTGGCGATGAGGAAGCTGGCCACCGCCGGGGCGATGAACATTGCGATGGGAAAGACCGCTCCCATAAGCATCATGGCCACGCTGAGCGCTGCGGCCATGCCGCAGTAGGCCATTGCCCAGCTCTTGCTTCTGCGGCCCTTCACGGCAGCTCCCAGCGCACCGGCTGGTTCTCGGCGTCCAGCGGCTCAATGGCGTGTCGGAGGCCGAGGAGCATGATGTTGTCCAGCAGGGTGCGGTTGAGCTTGACGTCCAGCATCCCATAGGCCCGGACGAGGTCGTTGGCGATGGCAAGGGCCTGCCGCCGGGCGTTTTCCCGGGCGGCGTTCCGGTCATAGATGCCGTTCACGAGGAAGATGTTGTAGCGTTTCTTGTCCTTGTCCCGGGAAAAGCTCTCGGCTTTGTCCAACAGGTAGGCCGCACGGCCGATGCAGCTGCCGATATAGTGCATACTCTTGCGCTGGTTGGGGTCGTCCGTGGCCAGAAGCGAGTAGAGCGCACCGTAGAGGTTGCCCTTCGGCTCTGCGGCCAGCAGGTAGTTCTTGGCGTTCAGGGCCATCTGGACGTTGGCCTGATCGCGCTCCTGCGCGAAGATACGCTCCAGCGCCGGATTTTCTGCCGCAGCCTTTTTATAGGCTCTGCGCAGCAGCACGGTGTCCACCACCCGGCGCACCTTTTTGCCGACCGGAAGATCCGCCCATTGGGCATCCTGAATGCGGTGCCAGCTGAGCAGGATTTCCACCTGTGCGGCCAGCCGGATGCCCTGCGTCTGACACATCATATTCTGCCAGAGCAGTGTGCCGGGCACCCGCATCCGCTTGCAGGTCGCCGGGCGGCCTGCAAGACTAT is a genomic window containing:
- a CDS encoding DUF5685 family protein, whose amino-acid sequence is MRGRMRPYLPELTIRDYNTYQWYLRGVRRQLYTTYGIYPCYYGLRYNGVLFALLADSLAGRPATCKRMRVPGTLLWQNMMCQTQGIRLAAQVEILLSWHRIQDAQWADLPVGKKVRRVVDTVLLRRAYKKAAAENPALERIFAQERDQANVQMALNAKNYLLAAEPKGNLYGALYSLLATDDPNQRKSMHYIGSCIGRAAYLLDKAESFSRDKDKKRYNIFLVNGIYDRNAARENARRQALAIANDLVRAYGMLDVKLNRTLLDNIMLLGLRHAIEPLDAENQPVRWELP